A stretch of the Ctenopharyngodon idella isolate HZGC_01 chromosome 14, HZGC01, whole genome shotgun sequence genome encodes the following:
- the maea gene encoding E3 ubiquitin-protein transferase MAEA isoform X3, translated as MVVAELEKTLSSFPVVDTVVSLLDGVVEKLSALKRKAAESIQAEDESAKLCKRRIEHLKEHSSDQPASANVWKKKRMDRMMVEHLLRCGYYNTAVKLARQSGIEDLVNIEMFLTAKEVEESLERQETATCLAWCHDNKSRLRKMKSCLEFSLRIQEFIELIRQNKRMDAVRHARKHFSQAEGGQLDEVRQVMGMLAFPSDTHISPYKQVQDQWSATFFCLSSQDLLDPARWKMLIQQFRYDNYRLHQLGNNSVFTITLQAGLSAIKTPQCYKEDGTSKNPDCPVCSKSLNKLAQPLPMAHCANSRLVCKISGEVMNENNPPMMLPNGYVYGYNSLLSIRQDDKVVCPRTKEVFNFSQAEKVYIM; from the exons ATGGTGGTGGCAGAGCTGGAGAAAACACTCAGTAGCTTTCCAGTGGTGGATACCGTAGTCTCTCTCCTGGATGGGGTGGTTGAGAAGCTCAGCGCCCTCAAGAGAAAG GCAGCTGAGTCTATCCAAGCAGAAGATGAGAGTGCTAAGTTATGTAAGCGACGCATAGAGCACCTGAAGGAACATAGCAGTGACCAGCCGGCCAGTGCCAACGTTTGGAAGAAGAAGCGCATGGACCGCATGATGGTGGAACATTTACTACGATGTGGCTATTACAACACCGCAGTCAAGCTAGCCAGACAAAGTGGGATTGAG GATTTGGTCAacatagaaatgtttcttactGCAAAAGAGGTTGAAGAATCTCTTGAACGTCAGGAAACGGCTACCTGTCTGGCTTGGTGCCACGATAACAAGTCTCGCTTACGGAAAATGAAA AGCTGTTTGGAGTTCAGTTTAAGGATCCAGGAATTTATTGAACTCATTCGACAAAACAAACGAATGGACGCAGTAAG ACATGCACGCAAACACTTCAGCCAAGCAGAAGGAGGGCAGTTGGATGAGGTACGGCAAGTGATGGGCATGCTGGCGTTTCCCTCAGACACGCACATCTCACCGTATAAG CAGGTACAAGATCAGTGGTCCgcaacatttttttgtctttcctcCCAGGATCTTTTGGATCCAGCTCGCTGGAAAATGCTGATCCAGCAATTCAGATATGACAACTACAGATTACACCAGCTGGGGAACAACTCTGTGTTTACAATTACCCTGCAGGCAGGGCTGTCTGCCATCAAAACCCC GCAGTGTTATAAAGAGGATGGCACTTCCAAAAACCCAGACTGCCCCGTCTGCAGTAAGTCGCTGAACAAATTGGCTCAACCTCTTCCCATGGCCCACTGTGCAAACTCAAGGCTGGTGTGCAAAATCTCTGGCGAGGTCATGAATGAGAACAACCCACCCATGATGCTGCCTAATGGCTATGTTTATGGATACAAT TCTCTCTTGTCCATTCGTCAAGATGACAAGGTGGTATGCCCCAGGACCAAAGAGGTTTTCAACTTTTCCCAGGCCGAGAAGGTTTATATTATGTGA
- the maea gene encoding E3 ubiquitin-protein transferase MAEA isoform X2 — protein MAVQETAAQLSMALKVQEYPTLKVPYETLNKRFRAAQKNIDRETSHVTMVVAELEKTLSSFPVVDTVVSLLDGVVEKLSALKRKAAESIQAEDESAKLCKRRIEHLKEHSSDQPASANVWKKKRMDRMMVEHLLRCGYYNTAVKLARQSGIEDLVNIEMFLTAKEVEESLERQETATCLAWCHDNKSRLRKMKSCLEFSLRIQEFIELIRQNKRMDAVRHARKHFSQAEGGQLDEVRQVMGMLAFPSDTHISPYKDLLDPARWKMLIQQFRYDNYRLHQLGNNSVFTITLQAGLSAIKTPQCYKEDGTSKNPDCPVCSKSLNKLAQPLPMAHCANSRLVCKISGEVMNENNPPMMLPNGYVYGYNSLLSIRQDDKVVCPRTKEVFNFSQAEKVYIM, from the exons ATGGCGGTGCAGGAGACAGCAGCTCAACTCTCTATGGCCCTAAAGGTTCAAGAATACCCAACTTTAAAG GTTCCTTATGAAACCTTGAACAAGCGCTTCCGagcagctcaaaagaatatagACCGGGAGACCAGTCACGTGACGATGGTGGTGGCAGAGCTGGAGAAAACACTCAGTAGCTTTCCAGTGGTGGATACCGTAGTCTCTCTCCTGGATGGGGTGGTTGAGAAGCTCAGCGCCCTCAAGAGAAAG GCAGCTGAGTCTATCCAAGCAGAAGATGAGAGTGCTAAGTTATGTAAGCGACGCATAGAGCACCTGAAGGAACATAGCAGTGACCAGCCGGCCAGTGCCAACGTTTGGAAGAAGAAGCGCATGGACCGCATGATGGTGGAACATTTACTACGATGTGGCTATTACAACACCGCAGTCAAGCTAGCCAGACAAAGTGGGATTGAG GATTTGGTCAacatagaaatgtttcttactGCAAAAGAGGTTGAAGAATCTCTTGAACGTCAGGAAACGGCTACCTGTCTGGCTTGGTGCCACGATAACAAGTCTCGCTTACGGAAAATGAAA AGCTGTTTGGAGTTCAGTTTAAGGATCCAGGAATTTATTGAACTCATTCGACAAAACAAACGAATGGACGCAGTAAG ACATGCACGCAAACACTTCAGCCAAGCAGAAGGAGGGCAGTTGGATGAGGTACGGCAAGTGATGGGCATGCTGGCGTTTCCCTCAGACACGCACATCTCACCGTATAAG GATCTTTTGGATCCAGCTCGCTGGAAAATGCTGATCCAGCAATTCAGATATGACAACTACAGATTACACCAGCTGGGGAACAACTCTGTGTTTACAATTACCCTGCAGGCAGGGCTGTCTGCCATCAAAACCCC GCAGTGTTATAAAGAGGATGGCACTTCCAAAAACCCAGACTGCCCCGTCTGCAGTAAGTCGCTGAACAAATTGGCTCAACCTCTTCCCATGGCCCACTGTGCAAACTCAAGGCTGGTGTGCAAAATCTCTGGCGAGGTCATGAATGAGAACAACCCACCCATGATGCTGCCTAATGGCTATGTTTATGGATACAAT TCTCTCTTGTCCATTCGTCAAGATGACAAGGTGGTATGCCCCAGGACCAAAGAGGTTTTCAACTTTTCCCAGGCCGAGAAGGTTTATATTATGTGA
- the maea gene encoding E3 ubiquitin-protein transferase MAEA isoform X1, with protein sequence MAVQETAAQLSMALKVQEYPTLKVPYETLNKRFRAAQKNIDRETSHVTMVVAELEKTLSSFPVVDTVVSLLDGVVEKLSALKRKAAESIQAEDESAKLCKRRIEHLKEHSSDQPASANVWKKKRMDRMMVEHLLRCGYYNTAVKLARQSGIEDLVNIEMFLTAKEVEESLERQETATCLAWCHDNKSRLRKMKSCLEFSLRIQEFIELIRQNKRMDAVRHARKHFSQAEGGQLDEVRQVMGMLAFPSDTHISPYKQVQDQWSATFFCLSSQDLLDPARWKMLIQQFRYDNYRLHQLGNNSVFTITLQAGLSAIKTPQCYKEDGTSKNPDCPVCSKSLNKLAQPLPMAHCANSRLVCKISGEVMNENNPPMMLPNGYVYGYNSLLSIRQDDKVVCPRTKEVFNFSQAEKVYIM encoded by the exons ATGGCGGTGCAGGAGACAGCAGCTCAACTCTCTATGGCCCTAAAGGTTCAAGAATACCCAACTTTAAAG GTTCCTTATGAAACCTTGAACAAGCGCTTCCGagcagctcaaaagaatatagACCGGGAGACCAGTCACGTGACGATGGTGGTGGCAGAGCTGGAGAAAACACTCAGTAGCTTTCCAGTGGTGGATACCGTAGTCTCTCTCCTGGATGGGGTGGTTGAGAAGCTCAGCGCCCTCAAGAGAAAG GCAGCTGAGTCTATCCAAGCAGAAGATGAGAGTGCTAAGTTATGTAAGCGACGCATAGAGCACCTGAAGGAACATAGCAGTGACCAGCCGGCCAGTGCCAACGTTTGGAAGAAGAAGCGCATGGACCGCATGATGGTGGAACATTTACTACGATGTGGCTATTACAACACCGCAGTCAAGCTAGCCAGACAAAGTGGGATTGAG GATTTGGTCAacatagaaatgtttcttactGCAAAAGAGGTTGAAGAATCTCTTGAACGTCAGGAAACGGCTACCTGTCTGGCTTGGTGCCACGATAACAAGTCTCGCTTACGGAAAATGAAA AGCTGTTTGGAGTTCAGTTTAAGGATCCAGGAATTTATTGAACTCATTCGACAAAACAAACGAATGGACGCAGTAAG ACATGCACGCAAACACTTCAGCCAAGCAGAAGGAGGGCAGTTGGATGAGGTACGGCAAGTGATGGGCATGCTGGCGTTTCCCTCAGACACGCACATCTCACCGTATAAG CAGGTACAAGATCAGTGGTCCgcaacatttttttgtctttcctcCCAGGATCTTTTGGATCCAGCTCGCTGGAAAATGCTGATCCAGCAATTCAGATATGACAACTACAGATTACACCAGCTGGGGAACAACTCTGTGTTTACAATTACCCTGCAGGCAGGGCTGTCTGCCATCAAAACCCC GCAGTGTTATAAAGAGGATGGCACTTCCAAAAACCCAGACTGCCCCGTCTGCAGTAAGTCGCTGAACAAATTGGCTCAACCTCTTCCCATGGCCCACTGTGCAAACTCAAGGCTGGTGTGCAAAATCTCTGGCGAGGTCATGAATGAGAACAACCCACCCATGATGCTGCCTAATGGCTATGTTTATGGATACAAT TCTCTCTTGTCCATTCGTCAAGATGACAAGGTGGTATGCCCCAGGACCAAAGAGGTTTTCAACTTTTCCCAGGCCGAGAAGGTTTATATTATGTGA